GTAAAAGGAACAGAAAGAGAATTCCCATTTTAACtaaaaaaagaagggaaaaaaaaaaccaagagTACAAATGTCCACGGAATCAAATACGGAGATAATACTTAATTGGGTGGATCTCAAttcatagaaaagaaaaaaccttcaaaagttttaaataaATCCCTTATGCAGAGCACAAGAAACTAAAACCGAATCTTCAAAACATCAGATTGCGAGGGCATGTTAAGACGAACCCGGAATCGAAAAAAAGAAACCCAGAAATCTCTGAGCTTATTGCGAGACAGAAACCGATCGTGCAGCACAAGAATAATACAAGCTTATGTTGCGTGAAAAAAGGATGAGAAGCAGAGGAATGCAAGAGTTGGGGCGGCTTTGATGGAGAATTGACGATGCAGACTACAAAATTTAATCCACGcgggatgaagaagaagaatcgcagctttttcaaaagaatcggagaaaaagagagagaaaagaaagaacaacTCCAAGTATTTATGAAGTTTGTAGCGTAACTTtgcctttctttttcttacattattaaaattaattattaaccgCAGTTATTTGTTCGAGAAAGgtaaatcaataaataaaaaggaCGAAGCTCACATACACCGACGTGGATGTCCAATCACAACCCCGTTCTTTTCCATTCCGTTTTGGGCGCCCTATTCCTCATCACCAATTTAtaagcaaaaataaaatatttttcttaaccAACCATAAAATTAGATAGAATTAATTTATAGATAGTAAAGTAAAcaagataattaaaaattttattaggCAGCCCATAAACtatctacatttttttaaaaaagcctaattaaagaattttaaaaaagcaTGTTTATTTGTGAAATTAGAAAAAAGGGAAGAGAGGTGTTGTGTTGGTTAGTGGgggaaagaaaacaaaaataggGGACTCAAAATTGTTCCATTTGAATGCAAGACCTCATTCCCTGGTCCATCAATTCATATGCTATAATGCGCATAAAAAGTAAAACCATACTTAAATGCAAGGAGTGGGCAATGCGTTTGAgtttccttctctctctctctctctcgttttCTATTTTATACTTGGAAAAGTTGCAAATAGTGGAAAAGAAATAATGCTAACGTTTTCCAATTTATCAATTAGCAGTCAACTTTAAATTAttatccaaattttaaaaattgaaatgattgttttgaaattttagagATCATGGTGaccagtttttttttttttttttttttgttcttataaatattagagatattatttattgatttatGCAAACGTATGAGAATTGAGATTTTTTTAGGGATAATTTTTGAACCCAAGAAATGTCTCCTTTTGTCTCTATTGTGTTCGAACACGAAATGTCCTCTCTTTAATAATGGAAATATTTTAAGGAGGAATATAACGGTGAAGATTGAAGAGTATATAATTATTAGGTATTATTTACCTAATCCCATGGTACTGTTTGCTtccataacaaataaaattaaaaacaaatatatgCTGATGATGTGAATGTGAAACCTAgcttaaaatataatattattacaaaaagcACATGGAGGGTGACAAGACATTATATTAAGTAATGATAAGATTATTTAGAATTCCAAGTCTCCAAGTAACAAGGATCCCCCCTTTAATTTCCAAAgtgcttttcttttttgaaatgttAAATAAACATAGAAAGTTAAAAGACATTGAAAAGCCCACTTCATATGTTCCGCACGCACCCTCAAAATGGTTACCCTCTTCCAGTCTCATTTTCCGCGCCATGTTTCAAACGtttttacttcttttcttttcttttggtaaTTTACTCATAATTAATTCTCACCTACCTCACATCTTTCTAAGaatgttttaaataattttgaattaaacgatataataaATAATTGACGTAAAATAAAGATTCAAGtaataatgtttataaaataataagatTTAGGTCAAATATAGCTTAGTTTCAAAAATAGACGAAGAGGGGAGAGTTTGTGTCAAAGCCTAAATTAATTTGCTTTAGCCTTGACCAAGACCCAAGGATCAGTATAGCAACTAATGGGGGAATCTTTCATACATTTTTCAACCCAAGACCTCACCTTAAAACCAACAATGGGTCTTGGAAAAAATGTTTGGCCTCAACCTAACCCTATCCAGTGTGAAATATAATATTCTCTCTGCTTGATgaattgtatttgaaactctatTGAAACAACTGGTTAATcaactatataaatatattgtcAATTTTAATTCATAAAGAGAATTTAAATCCTATTCTCCAACTCCTTAGCTTCCAAGCTTTTTCACCATCTGACTTAAGCATTGGAGGCACGTAAAAGGTCAAGCGTATTTCCCATTTCCCTGTCCATATTTTAACATCAACCAATAATAACAAGGTATAAAATGACACTAAATAATTATTCACGAAAGAAAAGCATCTAAGATAAATTTAAGAAGTAAGTATTACATGACTATAAATTTTCCTGATCAATCTACAACAACACTACTATTCCTTAAATTTTGAAGAGCCTTTGAGCAAAGACTAGGGTAGTTAAGTTCGGAGAGTTGTTCAATCGTGGTATCCACAAAATCAATATGTTTAGTTGTGAGACtctaaaatcttttatactaagAAATGAATGAAATAGATCGATAATTATCACATAGGTGAAGTCATTCTTCCGAAACATTTTACTTGAAGAGCATTTAATCTAACAGAGTTTTGTTTCTAACATAGTTGATCTAATATTCGTTAGGTAATAATTTTCTACTCAATGATCTAGTGTGACAAACaatataacaatttaaaataGATGTCATGTCAAACACTTCATCATATTATTGACAGAGATTGCACCATAGTTTAAGATAAAAGGACGTAATTGGaactatttttaaaatctaTTAACTTAATAAACACATCAATTCAATCCTTTAACTGAGCATATATACGGTTTAATCAGTTGAGTCATGCTGGAACTGACATACAAACAAAATTCTTATTTGCAAATCAATATGTTTTCAACTGTCGAGTAAACAAACTTGTAGACTAATTAGTCATCAACCAATACTTTACCTTACCTAAGCTTTTATTTGGTTTACCTTTATTttttgggatagttgcaaatgtagcaattatattcaaaataattaagtatatagcaacattttaaaaaaattgcaaatatagcaaaatttgtcaaaatctatcaatgataggagtctatcaccgataaaccatgtagcaaatgttggtctatcactgataaaccataggagtctatcaacgatagaagtctatcaccgatagattttgctatatttgcaatttttttaaaatgttgctagatagttaataattattctaacaattgctatccattctaattaccctTATTTTGTTGTTATCCTTTTACTGGGCTCACAAATCAATTTTACTGGAGTTTAGCCCATTGGGCCAGCCCATCAATTTATTCTTAAAAACGCGCCGTAGTTTAGGACATGACCCGTTTAGACGGCTAACTTCATCGTCCCTCACCTCTCCCATCTTATGCAAGAAATTCTCACCGGCGGTGAATGTGGCGAATCAAGGTGCCAATCATACTCAGTTTCACATTTATAACCGGACGGCACCGAAGACATTGATAGGTTTATGCCGCTAATAATGCGTTTTGAATCAACATTCGTCAACCAATTGTCATATCCTTTTTTCTCCTGCAATTTTTGACTTCAAATTTTTCGCTAATAAGAATCAAGTTCCATGTCTCTGAAAGCATTAATCACAAAATGTGTAGCGATTTAGAAAGTAAAATCCACAGTGACAGAGCTGAAATCTGGAACAGCTCAACTGGTCCTTCTCTTCTTGCTCTTCCTCTTCCGTATGTACTTATGCAGTTTAGTGTTGCAGCAAAGTTGTCTCATCCAAATGTTCATCGAAACTATAAAAATGCTGTGGTGAAAACAGTGACTCTTATGTACTTCGATAATAATTTACTAATCTTCATCTTTGACAGGCTACTTTATAAGTAAAGATCGGTGGTGATATTTCATTGATTTCCTGTTTTCAACTTGCCCAAATGTTAATGCTTGTTCATGTCAAGCACGATGGGTTACTGCTCATATTTGAAAGCTCATACTATCACAAGCTTCTGCAAGTTCTGGTACACATAGTTTGCTATAAATACTGTTTatatctttttatcttttattacGCTTTCTTTATTTCAAGTACAAACATGCCACTTTCATCCATTCTCTAAATTGCTTATTGTGGAGTTAAATTTTCATCTATATTCAAGACACGTGATCTTAGACTTCTCTGATGCATTTGAGTAGAGGGAGGCTACAATGCTGTGTTCACGGGAATCATTCCTCTGCATTACGTATTGTTGAGTTTGATTTTAAGCTATATTAGATTAGACACATGACCTAGACTTCTATTACTCACGGATACACGAAGTTACTGATACTTTATCTGAATAAGATTGAATTATTATGATATGTAAGTATTGttaaaaaagacaaaagaatTTATAGTTACTACATATCTTTAACAAAGTGTACACTTCTTTTTTCTATAGGTCAATAATAGAAACTCTAAAACTAAACATGGTGACATAGAGCCGATCATTTCTTCTCTAAATCTATACTGTGATATGGGGACTAATTGCAGTGCCTAAAAATCATTTTGTTCTGAAGTACTCAAAAGTTTTGCATGagtaaaaagaaacaaatatcTGTTGAACAGAGGAAGTGCAAtgtttttttcccttctttgtGGGAATATGTATTAGTTTCATCTTGTTCAAGTATTGTACATTGAAAATTGGAAATTGATTTCGTTCAGGGATATTCGTCTTTCGATTTAGAGGCCAACACTTTAGGAGCACTCATACATATAGTTTCTGCATATACACCTTGTGTGTGATTTATGTTTTTTGTTCCTCAAGGTTAAGTTGATCTAGAGGAGGAGAGTATTTCAAAGTAGAAGTTTTCTAGACCAAAATCAGGAAAATCATGAAGTAGATGAAGTTATATGGTGTCATAGCCTTGTCGGGTGAATAAGAAATTCAATGAATTGAAGTTGTTGTAAACTCATTCAAATCGAAGATAGATTTCGCTGGTGTGATACAACACAAAACAGATTGCATTGTAAAATTTATACTCTCGTTGTAACTTGCAAGACCCCATATAAATTGACTGCAAATGGAACATGAAGGGTAAACGAAGTTGTGCTGGGTCATATTTCTTCACTGTGAACATTTGAATTTGTCAAATTTTTTGTAAGTCAAAAAGTaacaacaaaacaaagaaatcaacTAATGGAAGTAGTATGATAAGATTGATTACCAAAAAATATTAAACGCAATGGTTATCAAATTAATCCCatcttattttcatttttttttagtgAACTTTATCTTAAAATACAAAACTTCATACATGCTTTGTGAGATTTTCAACATAAGCATATGTCAACTACATGGAAGTAAATAATTGAGAGACTTATCGAACTTGCAACTCGAAAACTCACAGTGTAGTGCTAGGCCTAAAACGCATATGCAATTCATGCAAGTCAATAATTGGATTGTAGTAGTGTTACGCCAAGCTACAGAATGATGCATATCTCAATAATACGATGAAATCCTTCTATTTATACGTTTTCTCACCGTTACATCGTTAGTTAGTACCGAATTGATGAATCGTGTCATTGTATGTGGTTGGTTTCCCTTCTTAGCTCTCATTGGCCCACATGGCTCTTTCGAAGGCACCGAGAGGGTGGGCCTGGGGGGCTCCAACCTTCACCCATTGGCAGTGACAAATCAAAAACTGGCTTATAAGTTACTAACAAGTAAGAAAAACATAGGTTtctgtaaccatatacatagaCAATTTAGAGAGATTAAGACAGagtaaagagaaagaaaaggacTTTCATTGATTTGAGGGTTCAAGATGACGAAGACTTTGCCGACAGTTCCCTTTCAAGAAAGACCTAATTAGGTCAAAGTGGAATAAGACaccctttttttttgttttgtattttataGTCACAGATTCTCATTACTCACTACAGCCAGTAAAGGTATTGTAAACGCTAAAAAAGAAACTGAAAAGAGAACCGCGTGACACTGAGAAAGAATTGACCTCTCAGAGCTCACAACTCAAAAACATAGACCCCACAAATTCACAGAACAATGAAATCAAAAAACCCATTTCTTAAAATTAAGAGAAGATCGTCAAAACCATTCCTTTGAATAGTGTCTCACTCTGTTCTGTTTATCTAAGTCTCTCCCCCCCTATACAACCTTTgcctttccttttccttcctTTCTACTGTTATAGAATGGCACCATTTCAAGAAGACCAAGTGGATATCATATATTTACAAGTCCAACTCCAACCCAGAATATTgacaaataaaaaacaaaaagaaaaaaaaaaggtagagTTTATGAAACCAACATTGAAGCCCCATCTTTTTCTCCTTGATTTTGGCAATGTAAAGAATTAAAGCAATGAATTATACGATTCCCTTGTCTCTGACTTTTGTTACTATCTTGGACCGGAGAGTTCCATGGCATAGGAGTCTAGAGATCGCTCGTCGTCGTCGTCATCCATCGTTAAACTTAACATGCTTGAATGTTCCCGTTCATTACCATTATTCTTCAATACATTTGTGGGGTTGTATGTACTTTTGCAGCTGTTTCGTGAATGAAAAAGGTTGACATGTAAATCATTATGAGTGTGGGCAGCAGCCCATTTCTCAACAAGGCCATCACCTTCAAGCATTCGGACCACCTCCGACATCTTGGGACGATGAGCGGGTAAATACTGAGTGCAAAGAAGAGCCACTTGCAGCATTTCCCCAACTTCAATCTGATCATAGTTGTTGCCTAGCTCTCTGTCCACAAGCAATTCCACCTTCTTTTCCTGTTGTATCTTTTTTACCTGCCACAGGAGTTTTCCCTTTTCAGCCCCATCCGTATGGGCATCATTTCAATAGCCAAATTAAAtatctcaatgaaaaattttcCATGCTCTATTACCTATAGAAATCATTATAGCATCAAAAGAAGCAACTGACGATGTTAGCTTCGACCATTCATAAATTCAAACTAGCTATAATAGCTTTTAGATTATAGTTAAAGAGTAGACTTACCCACTCAAGCATGGCGCCTTTTTGGTTAATTGTTTTCCCAAATTCAAGAGCTCTCATACCAGTAATCAGCTCTATCAACAGAATGCCAAACCCAAACACATCGGTTTTCTCGGAAGATTGACCAGTTGAAAGATACTCAGGAGCAATGTGCCCAACGGTGCCACGAACAGCAGTGGTCACATGAGAATCAGCATGGTCAAGAAGCTTTGCAAGTCCAAAATCACCAACTACAGCTTCGCAGTAGTCGTCTAGAAGCACATTAGCTGCTTTAACATCTCTATGGATTATCTTAGGATCACATTGCTCGTGGAGGTACAGCAGGCCTCTTGCAGCTCCAATTGCTATTCTCTTCCTCGTGTTCCAGTCCAAGGCTGGTTTACCTGTTATATACAAATGTGCTCGTTACTGTTTATCCATCAGTGTTATGGCAGTTGAAAGAAGATCTGTTGGGCATTTtctaacaaaaacaaaacatgtCTTCAATTTAAAAGTCTTTTCCAGGCTCATCAAGAAAATAATGGTATCTTTTGTTTGGTGATATCTTGTTCCCCGTCTTGATAGTTCTTTGTATATATGCAGGTGTGAGAGAAAAACAAACCCAGGAAGTGGTCCTGAAATTTTCTCGATAGGGATGTTTGAGTTGGAGAAAATGTTGTTTGGTAATGTCCAATGAGAAACTACTTTGGTTCAAGAAAAAGGTAAATACACAGTCAACCTTGTTCTAAGGATGGTTTCAGTTTCAACCTGCAAAGATTCAGATTTTTTAGTGACCCACTCATAACTGGTGGGGTCCATCAAGACCAAACCATGCCAGAAAAGCAGTATATTCACAAGtgaaattaagtttttttttttttttctttttcccttaaACCATATATACAAAGAAAGTAATAGCAGCAAAGTAGACAGAGACAAACCTCTGAGCCTGGAAGCTACACTGCCATTTGACATGTATGGATACACCAAGAGCCTCTCGTGAGAAGTGGCACAATAACCAATTAATCGAAGCAAATTACGATGAACAGCAAGGCTAATCATCTCCAACTCTGTGCGAAACTGGGACTCTCCAGTAGTACCTGTTACATCTTTTAGCCGTTTGACTGCCACCATAGTCCCGTCTCCTAGCTTTCCTTTGTACACATTACCAAACCCTCCAGCCCCAAGTATATTCTTGGAACTAAAATGGTCTGTTGCTAATTGGAGCTCTTTGAAAGTAAAGTTTCTCAAGTTGCCTAAGCGCACAAGCCCAACTTCATGATTGTGTACTACAAAATTGAAGTTTCAATTCAAGTGCCTATTTACAGAAATTGCTTGTATATTCTAATTAATGGAGGCTTGATAATACTGACCATTGATGTCTAAGATGGTTTTGGTCTTCTGATTTCTTTTGCGCCAAAGAATTCCGAGTGCTAAGAGAATCAGAAAAGCACAACTGAGGCTGACCCCAAGAGCCACTGCTATTCTTTTGGATCTAAGCCTTCCTAATATTCATGAATTAGGAGCATAAAAGTCACATCACAAGTTACAGCCAATAAACATATAGACTTTAGTTTTGAAGGGGAGATTAAGTAACACCATTTACCAGTGGATGATtctagagagaaagaaagaggaaCGGCATTGGCTGAGCCAGAGCAACCTTCATTGGGACTACTTCCACATATCATAGGATTCCCCACCACACTGGAGTGTTAACAGAAACCAAAACAGaaattaaaacaaatcattCAACAAAGTGTATAGGGGGAGAGAGATAGAGACAGCGAGGCATGCTTATGAGTCATACTTGAATGTTCTGGCTGAAAACACAGGCACTGGTCCACTGAGATTGTTAAAAGACAAGTCCCTGCAAGATTTCAAGTGATAACTTAAACAGAACCCCAGATTAAAATATTAGAAAACAATAGTTAGAATATCAGAAAAGTCGTGGGGAGAAGGAAAATTTCTAATAGTCAAGACAAAGAAAGACAGGcgaaagaaaacaaacaaaataatgaATACTCACAAGAAAGCAAGCTGGGGGATTTTGGCCAAAGACGAGGGAAAAGGCCCGGACAAGCTATTATTGTTCAGCCTCCTACTCATTACAAGACAAAATAAGAAAGAGCAagttattttcataaataacaGAAAAGGAGCAAGCAGACAAGCAGCGACTTATGCATCAACTACATGGTCTCTAAGAAAAATTGAGAATAAAGAGCATCGAATAATATCAAAAAGTCCAACTTCAGAAATTGAAATTTCATTGGAGTCGTACATATAAAATGATATCATCTCTGCAGAAAGTGTGAAAATTCTGAGATGTTTTTTACCTCCATATTCCagaaaaccaaaaagaaaatacaggggagaaaattttcaaatacttACAGATAGCGTAGACCATTTAGCTGAGCAAAAGATGTTGGTATTGGACCAGAGAACCGGTTGTTTGAGAGATCTAATGTTTGAAGCAATGGGAGAGTTCCAAGTTCAATGGGAATTGGACCAGAAATGTTGTTATTCTGCAGCAGCCTTCAAATTTGGATAAGAAATAAAACAGTAAGAAAAACAAAACGAAGCTTAGTAAATCCATGGTGCGCTATGTTTTGGAAGGAACTATCGTATACCAGGATTTTGTTGTTGTGAAAACATAGTAGATGGGAGAACACACAAGAAAGCATAACTCTTAATTACAACCTTCGACTAAACAGAGCACAGAAAACCACACAACCAAAACAAATTCGAAACTCCAAAAAGATTTCATATCACTTGCTTCAATAACAGCATAAAAACAAGACTTAAGTGGATTTAAACTAATTAAAACAGTCGGATCTCTTACACTTGGCGAAGATTTGTAAGGTTCCCAATCGCCCCAGCCAAGCTTCCGGAAAGTGACTGACTCGGAGCTCCTCTGTGAAAACAAAACCCAGAAGTTGAAGCCACCTGAAGATTTCTCAAAACTAGAAAAAATGAAAACCCAAGAAATAACTCACAATCCTATAACAAGATTCTCAGGGGAGCAGGTGATCATTGCCCAACTACAAGGGTCCACAGAGTCCTGATCCCAATTGCTGAGCACACCGTGCGGATCATTCAATGCCATCTTCACATTAATCAGAGCTTCAACTGCAGAAAAAGGAACAACCCCATTAAACAGAAACATTTACTAGGAAGCTATCGAGATGAAAATTAGTAAACTAAACTACAGGATAAAGGTTTATTACCTTCAGGGTTGCGAGGTTCATAAGAAAGGCAATGGAAGGCAGAAGAGAGAATGATGAAACAGAAGAGTTTAGGAAGAAGCATGGCTGGAAAAAAAAtgcagaaaaaagaaaaaggagaagacCAAATTGTCTTCAAGAGAGTGAAGAAAATGCAAAAGCCATATCAATGTAAGCACTCTGTTTTTTGTGTGTCTCTCTCATTAGCTCTTTTTCCATAGCCTCTGAGGTATTTCTTTCACAGTTCGCCCTTTTCAGTCACCCACTGCACGCCCCACCACCCATAATACTCACTCACTAACATTACCAAAAGTTCAAAAGAATACAATACGAGTGATATAAACAGAGTTACAGAGATGAGAGAGAAAGACTCTgctttttattttacttttttgaaGCTAAGAGAGAGAAAGGGATGCGTATCAGCTGGGTGATACGAGTTGTCAGTGCAGGAGAAATTTGAGAGGGACGTTGAGTGAGTGAGAGATTGTACTGTACTGGTTGTGGTGCGAGTGTGGGCTGAGCCAGACGAACAAGATTcaatttttccttcttttttcttttttttttttaatatgggTTGTTTGGTTTCAGGGAAATGGATTTGCATGGTGAAGATGATGAATGAATCTCCATTTTTATCTATAATTTCAGAATCAACACCCCCAAAAATGGTACTCcttttgcttcttcttcttctccaattTCAAAACACTCCCACTGTTTCAACTTATTGCTTTTATGCACTTCTCTCAACAGTCTTTACTTTTTAGTACAATCTTGTTGATCTTTTTCAACACATTGCAATTTTTATTTGCCTTCAACTAATTTATTCCTACAATATTATgctctttatttattttttttagtcattttctttttagaattttaaGAGAAAATTTGGgacattttttcaaaaatacccGAAGTATGACAAATTATTATGGCATTAGACACACCAATAATTACCGTTATCTACCATTGATAGGATCGTAAGttatgatattttgttttatttaaaataattatctaTAAACTTATCGAATGTGTAAAATTTAGACGCAACATTacttgttgatttaatttcaaTTGATTCATCaagtattaaaataataattatacaaAAGTCGTAAAATTATTGGTTCTAACAATGACGTAGAGTTttgctaaaaagaaaaaaaaaatcgactAAGATCATTTCTCAAAATTCATATATTTCAACCCAAGGAAAAAATTGATATCTATTGTCCTTTTTATAAATTTGTATTGGTTTCCTCTCTTGCATATGTTTTATATTAAGATTATGACTACAACATCTATCTaattttgaaattcaatttgaTGAAATGGAACATTCGTGATTGAAATTATTTCAATCACCACGATAAGCTTacaattaaaattgaatttttatgaaatatttgAGGTATATGAACCATTAAGAATGATATCAAACGCCTTGTAAAATTGAATGAAAAGGGAGAAGTCTTGTCTTGTCCCTACAAAACTGTTTTCGTGTACAAAAATTTCTTTGATATAAATTATAATACTACAAACCAATAGAGTGTGTATTACTACTTGACACAATCTCTAAAAGAGTTCCTTTTTAAGTGggtgatattttttttaagattatagaGGTGTAAAAATGTACTTTTTGACCAATTAAAAGTGTCATTTCAAATTTTGGCTAATCAAAAGTGATTTGAAAAATTAGATacacaaaaaaatatacttttaGTAAAAGTATTTTACAAAATTTCCTTTGAATCCGTCTAATCTCAAGATCCATTTATAAAAAAGCATACCAAAGAAACACTTGTT
The sequence above is drawn from the Cucumis melo cultivar AY chromosome 2, USDA_Cmelo_AY_1.0, whole genome shotgun sequence genome and encodes:
- the LOC103487323 gene encoding probable LRR receptor-like serine/threonine-protein kinase At2g23950, producing MLLPKLFCFIILSSAFHCLSYEPRNPEVEALINVKMALNDPHGVLSNWDQDSVDPCSWAMITCSPENLVIGLGAPSQSLSGSLAGAIGNLTNLRQVLLQNNNISGPIPIELGTLPLLQTLDLSNNRFSGPIPTSFAQLNGLRYLRLNNNSLSGPFPSSLAKIPQLAFLDLSFNNLSGPVPVFSARTFNVVGNPMICGSSPNEGCSGSANAVPLSFSLESSTGRLRSKRIAVALGVSLSCAFLILLALGILWRKRNQKTKTILDINVHNHEVGLVRLGNLRNFTFKELQLATDHFSSKNILGAGGFGNVYKGKLGDGTMVAVKRLKDVTGTTGESQFRTELEMISLAVHRNLLRLIGYCATSHERLLVYPYMSNGSVASRLRGKPALDWNTRKRIAIGAARGLLYLHEQCDPKIIHRDVKAANVLLDDYCEAVVGDFGLAKLLDHADSHVTTAVRGTVGHIAPEYLSTGQSSEKTDVFGFGILLIELITGMRALEFGKTINQKGAMLEWVKKIQQEKKVELLVDRELGNNYDQIEVGEMLQVALLCTQYLPAHRPKMSEVVRMLEGDGLVEKWAAAHTHNDLHVNLFHSRNSCKSTYNPTNVLKNNGNEREHSSMLSLTMDDDDDERSLDSYAMELSGPR